The Aquipuribacter sp. SD81 DNA window CCCAGTAGTCGGTGTAGCGCGAGGCGGCCGCCCGCGGCGACACCTCGACCCGCGCCTCCAGCACGTGCTGGCCGGGCAGCGAGGCCGGGGTCTGGCGCACCTCGTTGTACGACGTCCGGACCGGCGAGGCGTACTCGATCGCGGTCGAGTGCACGACGCGCAGCCGGCTCACGCCGGTCTCCCTCGGCCTGGGCGGCTGCACCTGGACCTGTGCCCGGCCCTGCCCCTGGCCCTGCGTCCGGCCCTGCCCCTGGGTCCGGCCCTGGGTCTGCTCGTCCGTCCCGTCGGGGGTCGTCGTCACATCGCCTCCGCGGTCCAGGCCGTGCCGGTGCCCACGAGGAAGTAGCGCCGGCTGACGGCGTCGGACACCTGCGAGGCCGCCTTCTGCACCCGCTTCATCTCCACGGCGAGGTCGGTCAGCAGCTCGTCGGGCGAGCGGAACTCCAGCGAGCTGCGGGTCGCGGCCAGGGTGCGACGGGCCTCGTCGGTGTACCCCACGCGCCCGGCGTCCGGGTCGAGGTCCTCCAGGCAGCGCTCCGCGGTGGCGAGCGCGTGCACGACCGAGCGCGGGAACAACCGGTCCAGCAGCAGGAACTCCGCGGCGTGGGCGTCGGAGCGGGCACCCGGGCGCCCGCCGCGGTAGGTGCGCAGGAAGGCCTCGTAGGCCCCGCAGCCGTGCAGCACCGTCTGCCAGCCCGGCCCGCCCTCCAGCACCGTGGTCGCGAGCAGCCGGGCGGTCATGTCGGCGCGCTCGAGGCTGCGCCCGAGCACGAGGAACTGGTACCCGGCGTCGCGGCTCATCGTGGTGTCGGCGATCCCGGTGACGACCGCCGCGCGCTCGCGGACCCACGCGGCGAACCGGTGCGCCGAGGCCGCGCGCACCCGCGTCGGTATGGCGTAGTACGTCGTGTTGAGCGCCTCCCACATCTCGCTGGAGACGACCTCGCGGGCGCGGCGCGCGTTCTCGCGGGCCGCGGCGAGCGCCCCGGCGATGCTCGCCGCACCGACCGGGTCGTAGGCGAGGGTGTCGAGCAGGCGCCGGCGGTCCACGGGACCGTCCCCCGCGGGGGCGCCCATGACGGCCAGCAGCGACGCGCACGCCTCCGCCTCGTCGAGCCACGGGTCCTCGAGGATGCGCTGGACCTGCACGTCGACGATGCGGGCGGTGTCGTCGGCGCGCTCCACGTAGCGGCCGATCCAGAACAGGGACTCCGCGATCCGGCTCAGCACGTCGGCCTCCTCACCTGCTGCTGCTGCTCGGCCTGCCGGCCCTGGTCGTCGCCGGCCGGGCCGCTGTCGGGGGGTGCGGATCGCACGAGCTCCAGCTCGGTCGTGCCGCGCTCGGGCAGCTCCGCGGCCGCGCCGCGCTCGGCGATGCGGTCGGTACGGTCCGTGCGGTCCGACAGCACCCACGTGTCCTTCGAGCCGCCGCCCTGGCTGGAGTTCACGACGAGGGTCGCCTCCCCCAGCGCCACCCGGGTGAGGCCGCCCGGCAGGACCCACACGTCCTCGCCGTCGTTGACGGCGAACGGCCGCAGGTCGACGTGGCGTGGGGCGAGCTCGTCGCCCACGAGGGTGGGGACGGTGGACAGCGACACCACCGGCTGCGCGATCCAGCCCCGCGGGTCGGAGCTGAGCCGCTCGCGCATGGCGTCCAGCTGCGTCGTGGTCGCCTGCGGGCCGATGACGATGCCCTTGCCGCCGGAGCCGTCGACGGGCTTGACGACGAGCTCGTCGAGGCGGTCGAGGACCTCCTCCAGGTGCGCGGGGTCGTCGCAGCGCCACGTGTCGACGTTGTCGAGAACCGGGTCCTCGCCGAGGTAGTACCGGGTGAGGTCGGGCAGGTACGTGTAGAGCAGCTTGTCGTCGGCGACGCCGTTCCCGACGGCGTTGGCGATCGTCACCGAGCCGGCCCGCGCGGCGTTGAGCAGGCCCGCGCAGCCGAGGACGGAGTCGCGGCGGAACTGCACCGGGTCGAGGTACTCGTCGTCGACGCGGCGGTAGACGACGTCGACCCGGCGCTCGCCGGACGTGGTGAGCATGCGGACGCGGTTGCCCGAGCACACGAGGTCGCGGCCCTCGACGAGCTCCACGCCCATGGACCGGGCGAGCAGCGCGTGCTCGAAGTAGGCGCTGTTGTAGACGCCGGGGGTGAGGACGACGACCGTCGGGTCGTCGACCCCGGGCGGGGCGGCCGCCTGCAGCGCGGCGAGCAGCCGCTCGGGGTAGTCCGACACCGGCCGCACCCGGGAGGCGCCGAACAGGTCGGGCAGCACCTGGGTCATCGCGCGCCGGTTCTCCAGCACGTAGGAGACGCCGCTCGGCACGCGGACGTTGTCCTCGAGGACGCGGAAGCGGCCCTGCTCGTCGCGGACGAGGTCGATGCCGGACACGTGCACGCGCACGCCGTTGGCCGGTTCGATGCCGGCCGCCTCGCGGTGGAAGTGCGAGCTCGACACGACGACGGAGCGCGGCACCACGCCGTCCGAGACGGCGTTCATGGGCCCGTAGACGTCGGCGAGGAAGCGCTCGAGCACCTGCACGCGCTGCTTGACGCCCCGCTCGACCTGCGCCCACTCGTGCGCGGCGATGACGCGCGGCACGACGTCGATGGGGAACGGCCGCTCCTCGCCGGCGAAGTCGAAGGTGACGCCGCGGTCGAGGAACGTCGAGGCGAGGGCGTCGGAGCGGGCACGCAGCTCGTCGACGCTGAGGGCGGACACGGCGCGGTGGACGGCCCGGGCGGCCGGGCGCACCCCGTGCGGGGCGAGCACCTCGTCCCACGCCGGGCCGGCGGTCCGCTTGTCCAGGTACCCCGCGAAGACGTCGCCCTCGTCGGAGGTCGGGGCCGCGGGCGCCGGTGCGGTCGTGTCCGGGCTCGCCTCCTGCATGCGCCCGACCCTAGTGGCGCC harbors:
- a CDS encoding circularly permuted type 2 ATP-grasp protein, encoding MQEASPDTTAPAPAAPTSDEGDVFAGYLDKRTAGPAWDEVLAPHGVRPAARAVHRAVSALSVDELRARSDALASTFLDRGVTFDFAGEERPFPIDVVPRVIAAHEWAQVERGVKQRVQVLERFLADVYGPMNAVSDGVVPRSVVVSSSHFHREAAGIEPANGVRVHVSGIDLVRDEQGRFRVLEDNVRVPSGVSYVLENRRAMTQVLPDLFGASRVRPVSDYPERLLAALQAAAPPGVDDPTVVVLTPGVYNSAYFEHALLARSMGVELVEGRDLVCSGNRVRMLTTSGERRVDVVYRRVDDEYLDPVQFRRDSVLGCAGLLNAARAGSVTIANAVGNGVADDKLLYTYLPDLTRYYLGEDPVLDNVDTWRCDDPAHLEEVLDRLDELVVKPVDGSGGKGIVIGPQATTTQLDAMRERLSSDPRGWIAQPVVSLSTVPTLVGDELAPRHVDLRPFAVNDGEDVWVLPGGLTRVALGEATLVVNSSQGGGSKDTWVLSDRTDRTDRIAERGAAAELPERGTTELELVRSAPPDSGPAGDDQGRQAEQQQQVRRPTC
- a CDS encoding alpha-E domain-containing protein, which codes for MLSRIAESLFWIGRYVERADDTARIVDVQVQRILEDPWLDEAEACASLLAVMGAPAGDGPVDRRRLLDTLAYDPVGAASIAGALAAARENARRAREVVSSEMWEALNTTYYAIPTRVRAASAHRFAAWVRERAAVVTGIADTTMSRDAGYQFLVLGRSLERADMTARLLATTVLEGGPGWQTVLHGCGAYEAFLRTYRGGRPGARSDAHAAEFLLLDRLFPRSVVHALATAERCLEDLDPDAGRVGYTDEARRTLAATRSSLEFRSPDELLTDLAVEMKRVQKAASQVSDAVSRRYFLVGTGTAWTAEAM